The following proteins are co-located in the Bosea sp. AS-1 genome:
- a CDS encoding cytochrome b/b6 domain-containing protein yields the protein MLHNPDKARYDRVSIAFHWLTAALVLLLWLMAQSEAVLPREWRHGMWSFHITTGAVLIFIYGARLLWLMSAATRPTSVNIGMLRMAEQVAHGLLYALLAAALVLGVVNVAVRGWDLFGIVQVPGFASDDRALRRSINGWHELAANALLCLAVIHAVAALYHQLVRGDGLLKRMWFARRNIS from the coding sequence ATGCTGCACAATCCCGACAAGGCGCGATATGACAGGGTTAGCATCGCCTTCCACTGGCTGACCGCCGCGCTCGTCCTCTTGCTCTGGCTGATGGCTCAAAGCGAAGCTGTGCTGCCCCGCGAGTGGCGCCACGGCATGTGGTCGTTCCACATCACGACCGGAGCGGTCCTAATCTTCATCTATGGAGCGCGCCTGCTCTGGCTGATGTCGGCTGCCACGCGCCCCACCTCGGTCAACATCGGCATGCTTCGAATGGCGGAACAGGTCGCGCACGGCCTCCTATACGCCCTCCTCGCGGCGGCGCTCGTTCTCGGCGTCGTCAACGTCGCCGTGCGAGGCTGGGACTTATTCGGAATCGTGCAGGTACCGGGATTTGCCTCTGACGATCGGGCACTGCGACGTTCCATCAACGGCTGGCATGAGCTTGCCGCCAACGCGCTCCTCTGTCTCGCAGTCATTCATGCCGTGGCCGCTCTGTATCACCAGCTCGTGCGGGGCGATGGCCTGCTTAAGCGCATGTGGTTTGCGCGGCGGAACATATCCTGA
- a CDS encoding cytochrome c, whose amino-acid sequence MTQLRFGIAAATFCIPFILGLLPSFDAMAVETDRGKAEFGSKCASCHGRGGAGDGVVAPALRTKPPDLRQLARKNGSVFPERFLVNVIDGRKSLRAHGNYEMPVWGRELSNGNSDASESARIKAIVDYLKSIQE is encoded by the coding sequence ATGACACAGCTCAGGTTCGGAATAGCGGCAGCGACGTTCTGCATTCCCTTCATTCTGGGGCTTCTCCCGTCGTTCGACGCCATGGCGGTCGAAACGGATCGGGGCAAGGCTGAGTTCGGCAGCAAATGCGCAAGCTGTCACGGCCGAGGGGGGGCTGGAGATGGCGTCGTGGCGCCCGCCTTGAGGACCAAGCCTCCTGATCTGCGCCAGCTAGCTCGGAAAAACGGCAGTGTGTTTCCCGAACGTTTTCTTGTGAACGTGATCGACGGCAGGAAGTCGCTTCGGGCTCACGGCAATTACGAGATGCCGGTTTGGGGGCGCGAATTGTCCAATGGCAATTCGGACGCATCGGAATCCGCGAGGATCAAAGCAATCGTCGATTATCTTAAAAGCATACAGGAGTGA
- a CDS encoding bifunctional aminoglycoside phosphotransferase/ATP-binding protein, which translates to MQMASQNETICFLGSCDVFGGGSEWIELVSTHISVVLLIGSRALKLKRAVKLAYVDLSTPERRLAMCEQELMLNRRTAPDLYHAVHRITRERNGELALNGQGELVDAVLEMERFNDNWLFDRMAERQRLAATDMTELAGVIARLHRTASVSTDGEGAERMARVLAVNERALAGADILPRGEVEAVIAGCREALTRYTDLLNQRAREGRVRRGHGDLHLRNICLFEGKPLLFDCLEFDEDLATVDVLYDLAFVLMDLWHRNLQVLANLLFNRYLDAVDDERGIRLLPFFMAVRAAVRAHVVAVDSGRSVSDRLTEARGYLDLCCRLLRSRPPVLVAVGGYSGSGKSTLAARLAPLLGPPPGARIAATDRIRKKLYGVPAETRLPADAYGADVSARTYAAMMQAAEMTLAQSHAALADAVFDRRIERERIGEVARRAGVPFCGLWLQAPKEALVQRVMERRGDPSDAIPSVVIDQIARHGAATEWTRISAQENIDIVAAAALAAIGLQAGVAAVWPSPACVRSRTHAVKT; encoded by the coding sequence ATGCAGATGGCCAGCCAGAATGAAACGATCTGCTTTCTCGGTTCATGCGACGTTTTCGGTGGCGGCAGCGAGTGGATCGAATTGGTCTCCACCCACATCTCCGTTGTCCTGCTGATCGGATCCCGCGCCCTCAAACTGAAACGCGCAGTCAAGCTGGCTTACGTCGATCTGTCGACGCCGGAACGGCGATTGGCGATGTGCGAGCAGGAGCTGATGCTGAACCGTCGGACGGCTCCGGATCTCTATCACGCGGTGCATCGCATTACGCGCGAACGAAATGGGGAGCTCGCTCTGAACGGCCAAGGCGAATTAGTCGATGCCGTCCTGGAAATGGAACGCTTCAACGACAACTGGCTCTTCGACCGGATGGCCGAACGGCAGCGTCTTGCCGCGACCGACATGACCGAGCTCGCAGGTGTGATCGCACGACTTCATCGGACTGCCTCCGTCTCGACGGACGGCGAAGGAGCCGAGCGAATGGCGCGCGTGCTCGCGGTCAACGAGCGCGCGCTCGCTGGCGCAGACATTCTTCCTCGCGGCGAAGTCGAAGCCGTTATCGCGGGCTGCCGGGAAGCGCTGACGCGCTATACCGACTTGCTCAACCAGAGAGCCCGGGAGGGAAGGGTCCGGCGCGGGCATGGCGACCTGCACCTGCGCAACATCTGCCTGTTCGAGGGCAAGCCGTTGCTCTTCGATTGCCTTGAGTTCGATGAGGACCTGGCGACCGTGGATGTTCTCTATGATCTCGCCTTCGTTCTCATGGACCTCTGGCACCGGAATCTTCAAGTACTCGCCAACCTCCTCTTCAACCGCTATCTCGACGCCGTCGACGACGAGCGGGGAATCCGCTTGCTGCCGTTCTTCATGGCGGTGAGAGCCGCAGTTCGGGCTCATGTCGTTGCGGTCGACAGTGGGAGGTCCGTGTCCGACCGATTGACCGAGGCGAGAGGCTATCTCGACCTTTGTTGCCGCCTCCTCAGGTCCAGACCTCCCGTCCTGGTCGCGGTCGGCGGCTATTCGGGTTCGGGGAAATCGACACTTGCGGCGAGGCTCGCCCCCCTGCTGGGCCCGCCCCCGGGCGCCCGCATAGCCGCGACCGATCGGATTAGGAAGAAGCTCTATGGCGTTCCTGCGGAGACCCGATTACCGGCCGATGCCTATGGCGCGGATGTCTCAGCCCGCACCTATGCCGCCATGATGCAGGCTGCTGAAATGACGTTGGCGCAGAGTCACGCCGCCCTCGCCGACGCCGTATTCGACCGCCGGATCGAACGCGAGCGGATCGGGGAGGTGGCTCGGCGCGCCGGCGTGCCATTCTGCGGCCTTTGGCTTCAGGCGCCGAAAGAGGCGCTCGTGCAACGGGTCATGGAACGTCGCGGTGATCCTTCCGACGCCATCCCCAGCGTCGTGATCGACCAGATTGCCCGGCATGGGGCTGCGACCGAATGGACGAGGATCTCGGCACAGGAGAATATCGACATTGTCGCCGCTGCCGCTCTTGCAGCGATCGGCTTGCAGGCTGGAGTTGCGGCGGTTTGGCCCAGTCCGGCATGCGTGCGATCACGGACTCACGCGGTGAAGACATGA
- a CDS encoding PAS domain-containing sensor histidine kinase, whose product MTAARGPRAISQRSLDEIVQVLDDANILVYEFDGRIVRWSGGCDDLYGWTAREALGQNVRQLLKTEFPQPLDVILRDLHRDGTWKGELTQRHRDGRRIFVVSRWVAVIRQAPEDSVVLATNIDISDLKNAQAALASRQSHLLSILDTVPEAMVVIDEAGIMMSFSKAAEKLFGYTADEVCGRNVKVLMPDPDRSRHDGYIGRYLATGERRIIGFGRVVTGQRKDGTTFPMELAVGEAAANGQRIFTGFIRDLTSRHRMEEELRQSQKMEAIGQLTGGIAHDFNNLLTVISGNLEMIERRLEDGRLRELLREAQGAADDGAKLTGQLLAFGRRQALNAKLTDIGELVSTFSELLRRTLGETIELQTVVTGHSLTALVDTTQLQNALLNLALNARDAMPRGGRLKVEIARIRLDPDYVQMYPQVRLGDYVLISVSDTGVGMTEEVKQRAFDPFFTTKGVGAGTGLGLSMVYGFARQSGGHVQLYSELDEGTTVRLFLPAANPVSVPDAGNVDPVPAAKPSADECILVVEDDARVRRVVVARLEEEGYRVIQAANAKEALSLVAAHPEIRLLFTDIIMPGGMFGDELAREARLLRPSLKVLFTSGYAEPSLAGRELGEGSWLKKPYTARELASRLRGLLD is encoded by the coding sequence ATGACGGCAGCGCGCGGCCCAAGGGCTATCAGCCAGAGGAGCCTGGACGAGATCGTTCAGGTGCTCGATGACGCCAATATCCTGGTCTATGAGTTCGATGGCAGGATTGTTCGCTGGAGCGGTGGCTGCGACGATCTATACGGTTGGACCGCCCGGGAAGCGCTCGGTCAGAATGTCCGCCAGCTCTTAAAGACTGAGTTTCCGCAGCCGCTCGATGTCATCCTGCGGGATTTGCACCGAGACGGAACTTGGAAAGGCGAGCTGACGCAGCGCCACCGGGATGGAAGGCGGATATTCGTCGTCAGCCGTTGGGTGGCTGTGATCAGGCAAGCGCCGGAAGACTCGGTCGTCCTCGCCACGAACATCGACATCAGCGATCTGAAGAACGCGCAGGCCGCCCTCGCCTCCCGCCAGTCACACTTGCTCTCGATTCTCGATACTGTCCCGGAAGCGATGGTCGTGATCGATGAAGCCGGTATCATGATGTCGTTCAGCAAGGCTGCGGAGAAGCTGTTCGGCTACACCGCCGACGAGGTCTGCGGCCGGAACGTCAAGGTCCTCATGCCCGATCCCGATCGGAGCCGACACGACGGCTATATCGGCCGCTACCTCGCGACCGGAGAGCGTCGCATCATCGGCTTCGGACGCGTGGTGACCGGCCAACGCAAGGACGGAACGACCTTTCCAATGGAACTTGCCGTTGGTGAGGCCGCCGCGAACGGCCAGCGCATCTTCACGGGTTTCATCCGCGACCTGACCAGCCGGCATCGGATGGAGGAGGAATTGCGGCAATCCCAGAAGATGGAGGCGATCGGGCAGCTCACCGGCGGAATCGCGCATGATTTCAACAATCTGCTGACGGTGATCAGCGGGAACCTTGAGATGATCGAGCGGCGCCTCGAAGATGGTCGCCTTCGGGAACTGCTACGCGAAGCCCAGGGTGCGGCCGATGACGGAGCCAAGCTCACGGGCCAACTTCTCGCCTTCGGCCGGCGCCAAGCCCTTAACGCGAAGCTGACGGATATCGGGGAGCTTGTTTCGACATTCTCCGAGCTGCTGCGCAGAACCCTCGGCGAAACCATCGAATTGCAGACCGTCGTCACCGGCCATTCCCTGACGGCGCTCGTCGACACGACGCAGTTGCAGAACGCGTTACTGAACCTGGCGCTGAACGCCCGCGACGCCATGCCGCGCGGCGGACGCCTCAAGGTCGAGATCGCGCGTATTCGCCTCGATCCTGACTATGTCCAGATGTACCCGCAGGTCCGACTGGGGGATTACGTCCTTATCAGCGTCTCGGATACCGGTGTCGGGATGACGGAAGAGGTCAAGCAACGGGCATTCGACCCGTTCTTCACCACGAAAGGCGTGGGCGCCGGAACCGGGCTCGGCCTCAGCATGGTCTACGGCTTCGCACGTCAATCCGGTGGTCACGTCCAGCTCTACAGCGAACTTGACGAGGGTACGACCGTTCGCTTGTTTCTTCCCGCTGCCAATCCGGTGTCCGTTCCCGACGCGGGCAACGTCGATCCTGTTCCCGCCGCCAAGCCCAGCGCGGACGAATGCATCCTGGTGGTCGAGGACGATGCGCGCGTTCGCAGGGTCGTCGTCGCACGCCTGGAGGAGGAAGGGTACCGCGTCATTCAGGCGGCCAATGCCAAGGAAGCGCTGTCGCTCGTGGCCGCGCACCCGGAAATCCGACTGCTCTTCACCGATATCATCATGCCGGGAGGTATGTTCGGCGATGAGCTGGCCAGGGAAGCTCGCCTTCTTCGTCCGAGCCTGAAGGTTCTCTTCACCTCCGGCTATGCCGAGCCGAGCCTCGCCGGACGCGAGCTCGGCGAAGGAAGCTGGCTCAAGAAGCCATATACTGCGCGGGAGCTGGCCTCACGGCTGCGCGGGCTGCTCGACTGA
- a CDS encoding GNAT family N-acetyltransferase, producing MMTDDLSRYLNTRAGFRFLVRPARPEDEAGLAEFFTHVTPEDRRFRFLTTVKEVGHDRLAAMTKVEDRQTENFVAFTDDGKTIIAAGMLAADAALEKGEVAISIRSEYKHRGVGWELLKHICKTAESKGVKIIESLEDRQNHEAIEIEREQGFEVDECPDDVRLLVLRKRL from the coding sequence ATGATGACCGACGATTTGAGCCGCTACCTCAACACACGCGCTGGTTTCAGGTTTCTGGTGAGGCCAGCCCGTCCCGAGGACGAAGCAGGACTGGCCGAATTCTTCACGCATGTGACGCCCGAGGATCGGCGCTTCCGCTTTCTGACCACGGTCAAGGAGGTCGGGCATGATCGCTTGGCCGCCATGACGAAGGTTGAGGATCGGCAGACCGAAAACTTCGTCGCTTTCACCGATGACGGGAAGACGATCATCGCCGCTGGCATGCTCGCTGCCGACGCCGCTTTGGAGAAAGGGGAAGTCGCGATCTCGATCCGAAGCGAATACAAGCACAGAGGCGTGGGTTGGGAGCTACTCAAGCATATTTGCAAGACCGCCGAGAGCAAGGGCGTGAAAATCATCGAATCGCTTGAGGATCGCCAAAATCACGAAGCGATCGAGATTGAGCGCGAGCAAGGATTTGAGGTTGACGAGTGCCCCGATGATGTCCGTCTCCTCGTGCTGAGAAAGAGACTCTAG
- a CDS encoding MBL fold metallo-hydrolase, which produces MTEVECRQLTGIRLCFHGAAHAVTGSCFSLRTDEAHILIDCGMFQGSKSEKELNYRAFPFDPASIDAVLLTHAHIDHSGLLPKLAKDGFQGPIFATAATVDLCSVMLPDSGHIQEMEVEQLNRRNARRGRSVVEAIYGIEQAITTLTQFRSVPLGKLMAIAKGIRARYWDAGHLLGSASIEVEIDRPSGIPLRILFSGDVGSSLKPFHADPTGPQKIDYVICETTYGDVDREDVTLDQRLLLLQAEVTAAAQLEGPLLIPSFAVERTQELLVDLIRLMKAGRIPGAPIFVDSPLATKASAVFEKHAGEMMNGGALLEALRDPQVRFTESVEQSKAIDRIRGFHIVIAASGMCDAGRIRHHLKEWLWRGAATILFVGFQAQGTLGRILLDGARHVRLMGEDVQVKARIRSLDVYSGHADGPQLAAWIAERRPISGSVFLTHGEEHAMQGLAERLRKLDPALLVIAPSLDSMFALPGGTPRQVSSPVRSAAESAGRLDWHNELSSLILDIDEQMSLAADERARKQIVRRLRKALSPE; this is translated from the coding sequence ATGACAGAGGTGGAATGTCGGCAGTTAACCGGAATCCGTCTCTGCTTTCACGGAGCGGCCCACGCGGTCACCGGTTCCTGCTTTTCGCTTCGGACGGACGAGGCTCACATCCTCATCGATTGCGGCATGTTCCAAGGGTCAAAATCGGAAAAGGAATTGAACTACCGGGCCTTTCCCTTCGACCCCGCCTCAATCGACGCCGTGCTCCTGACCCATGCCCATATCGACCACAGCGGGTTGCTGCCAAAGCTCGCGAAGGACGGATTCCAAGGGCCGATATTCGCAACCGCGGCGACCGTCGATCTCTGCTCGGTAATGCTGCCGGATTCCGGGCACATCCAGGAGATGGAGGTCGAGCAGCTCAACCGGAGAAACGCACGGCGGGGCCGTTCGGTGGTAGAGGCGATCTACGGGATCGAGCAGGCCATCACGACCCTTACGCAGTTTCGTTCCGTCCCGCTCGGCAAGCTGATGGCAATCGCCAAAGGGATACGTGCGCGATACTGGGATGCCGGTCATCTGCTCGGCTCGGCCTCCATTGAGGTCGAGATCGACAGACCCAGCGGCATTCCCCTTCGGATACTCTTTTCGGGAGATGTCGGCTCCAGCCTTAAGCCGTTCCACGCTGATCCGACCGGTCCACAAAAGATCGACTACGTTATCTGCGAGACGACCTATGGCGACGTCGATCGGGAAGACGTTACGCTGGACCAACGCCTGCTGTTGCTGCAAGCCGAGGTAACCGCTGCGGCACAGCTTGAGGGGCCGCTTCTCATTCCCTCCTTTGCTGTCGAACGGACCCAGGAGCTCCTTGTCGATCTCATCCGGCTGATGAAGGCAGGGCGCATTCCGGGCGCGCCGATCTTCGTCGATTCACCACTTGCGACCAAGGCCAGCGCGGTCTTCGAGAAGCACGCGGGTGAGATGATGAATGGCGGAGCCTTACTCGAGGCCTTGCGGGATCCCCAGGTCCGGTTCACGGAATCCGTCGAACAGAGCAAAGCCATCGACCGCATCCGCGGCTTTCATATCGTGATCGCGGCGAGCGGCATGTGCGATGCGGGCCGCATTCGACATCATCTGAAGGAATGGTTGTGGCGCGGTGCTGCGACGATCCTCTTCGTCGGCTTCCAGGCGCAAGGGACGCTCGGTCGAATCCTGCTCGATGGCGCTCGCCATGTGCGGCTGATGGGCGAGGACGTCCAGGTGAAGGCCCGCATCCGCTCGCTCGACGTCTATTCCGGCCATGCCGATGGACCTCAGCTAGCCGCCTGGATCGCTGAAAGGCGGCCGATCTCCGGGTCTGTTTTTCTGACCCATGGCGAGGAACACGCCATGCAGGGCTTGGCCGAGAGGTTGAGGAAGCTGGATCCCGCACTGCTCGTCATCGCGCCCTCGCTCGACAGCATGTTCGCGCTCCCGGGCGGAACCCCTCGTCAGGTCAGCAGTCCGGTCCGCAGCGCAGCAGAAAGCGCCGGCCGGCTCGACTGGCATAATGAACTGTCCAGCCTGATCCTCGATATCGACGAGCAGATGTCGCTGGCTGCGGACGAACGCGCGCGGAAGCAGATCGTCAGGCGGCTGAGGAAGGCTCTCTCGCCCGAATGA
- a CDS encoding ChaB family protein, producing the protein MPYASNMDLPPSVRGHLPQHAQDIYRAAFNHGFASHAADVDREEIAHRIAWAAVKHSYVKDGDQWVLRGDHRGSEKRP; encoded by the coding sequence ATGCCCTATGCGAGCAATATGGACCTGCCGCCGTCGGTGCGCGGTCATCTGCCCCAGCATGCGCAGGACATCTATCGAGCGGCCTTCAACCACGGCTTTGCTTCGCATGCCGCCGATGTCGATCGCGAGGAAATCGCCCACCGCATCGCTTGGGCAGCGGTCAAGCATTCCTATGTCAAGGATGGCGACCAATGGGTTCTGCGGGGAGACCATCGCGGCTCGGAGAAGCGGCCTTAA
- the mbfA gene encoding iron exporter MbfA: MPALFSMFWPARRRFDDLSAQEVLSLAILAEEEDGRIYAAYAANLAKDYPASAAMFDAMAAEENEHRTSLLDLYVRRFGPTIIPIRREHVEGFYARKPLWLVKSLPLERARADAADMERQAETFYRLAAARSTDAETRKLLGDLAAAEAKHERKALSLKGELTSGDEGKAEQDQAKRQFVLTWVQPGLAGLMDGSVSTLAPIFATAFATQNPWTTFLIGLSASVGAGISMGFTEAAHDDGKLSGRGPPWKRGLASGVMTTIGGLGHALPYLIPHFWTATAIALCVVFVELWMIVWIQNRFMETPIGRAMFQIILGGLLVLATGILIGGA, encoded by the coding sequence ATGCCTGCTCTCTTCTCGATGTTTTGGCCTGCCCGGCGGCGGTTCGACGATCTGAGCGCGCAGGAGGTTCTTTCCCTCGCGATCCTTGCGGAGGAAGAGGACGGACGCATCTACGCGGCCTATGCAGCCAACCTGGCTAAGGATTACCCGGCATCCGCCGCAATGTTCGATGCTATGGCGGCGGAGGAGAATGAGCATCGCACTTCATTGCTGGATCTCTACGTTCGCCGGTTCGGCCCTACGATCATTCCCATTCGCCGGGAACACGTCGAAGGGTTCTATGCGCGAAAGCCACTGTGGTTGGTCAAGTCGCTTCCGCTGGAGCGCGCCCGTGCCGATGCCGCCGACATGGAACGACAGGCGGAAACTTTCTATCGGCTGGCGGCGGCACGCAGTACCGATGCGGAAACGCGCAAGCTGCTCGGAGACCTTGCTGCCGCCGAAGCAAAGCACGAACGCAAGGCGCTGTCTCTCAAGGGTGAACTGACGAGCGGCGACGAAGGCAAGGCCGAGCAGGATCAAGCCAAGCGCCAGTTCGTGTTGACCTGGGTTCAGCCAGGCCTGGCAGGGCTGATGGACGGCTCGGTTTCGACCCTGGCGCCGATCTTCGCGACGGCATTCGCCACGCAGAACCCGTGGACGACGTTCCTGATCGGCCTATCCGCCTCGGTCGGCGCCGGCATCTCGATGGGGTTCACCGAGGCCGCCCATGATGATGGCAAGCTGTCGGGGCGCGGCCCGCCGTGGAAACGCGGCCTGGCCTCCGGCGTCATGACGACGATCGGTGGCCTGGGACATGCGCTCCCCTATCTCATCCCGCATTTCTGGACTGCGACCGCCATCGCGCTCTGTGTGGTCTTCGTCGAGCTCTGGATGATCGTCTGGATCCAAAACCGATTCATGGAGACCCCCATCGGACGGGCAATGTTCCAGATCATCCTGGGAGGGCTTCTCGTCCTCGCCACGGGCATTCTCATCGGCGGCGCGTGA
- a CDS encoding nitroreductase, with amino-acid sequence MEFFEALYGRRATRAFSPQPVSGPVIERLIDAAIQAPSAINEQPWDFAIIQESDLLDRIAGAAKELVSNIAEHAPPRPIHANLQDPNFNILYHAPALIVISARTGEWAVEDGTLAAENLMLAAHALGLGSCWIGLAQRWLETEDGRRAIEIPAGFMPIAPIIIGYPSEKAAPVPRTPARTRWIGNKIEL; translated from the coding sequence ATGGAATTCTTCGAAGCTCTTTATGGCCGACGGGCGACCCGAGCATTTTCCCCTCAGCCGGTATCCGGGCCGGTCATCGAGCGGCTGATCGATGCGGCAATCCAAGCTCCAAGCGCGATCAATGAGCAGCCTTGGGACTTCGCGATCATCCAGGAGAGCGATCTGCTGGACCGGATTGCAGGAGCAGCGAAGGAGTTGGTGAGCAACATTGCCGAACACGCTCCGCCTCGACCAATTCACGCCAACCTGCAAGATCCCAATTTCAACATCCTCTATCACGCGCCAGCTTTGATCGTTATCTCGGCGCGAACCGGAGAATGGGCGGTCGAAGACGGCACGCTCGCTGCGGAGAACCTCATGCTGGCCGCTCATGCACTCGGACTCGGCTCCTGCTGGATCGGCCTCGCGCAGCGCTGGCTCGAAACGGAGGACGGTAGGCGCGCCATCGAGATCCCGGCCGGGTTCATGCCGATCGCTCCGATCATCATAGGCTACCCGTCGGAGAAAGCCGCACCCGTTCCGAGAACACCCGCTCGCACTCGGTGGATTGGAAACAAGATTGAGCTTTGA
- a CDS encoding host attachment family protein, whose amino-acid sequence MDLRIPHDAWVIVCDARKAMFLRNEGSPTQPKLEVDEVMEASANPPSGRQGTDRPGRIQNAVGPTSATEETDWHELAETKFARDTAAALKRPNQSGLPQDIVLVAPPRFLAALRQHLDGESRSRILAEVDKDLAKHPIHEIERLLSSP is encoded by the coding sequence ATGGACCTCCGGATTCCGCACGATGCCTGGGTGATCGTATGCGATGCCCGCAAGGCGATGTTTCTGAGAAACGAGGGCAGCCCAACGCAGCCCAAGCTCGAAGTCGACGAGGTGATGGAAGCCTCCGCGAACCCGCCGAGCGGTCGACAAGGAACGGACCGGCCAGGCCGCATTCAAAACGCGGTCGGCCCCACGAGCGCGACCGAGGAAACGGATTGGCACGAACTGGCCGAGACGAAATTTGCGCGCGACACGGCTGCCGCCCTCAAGCGTCCCAATCAATCCGGACTACCCCAGGACATCGTGCTGGTGGCGCCGCCGCGTTTCCTCGCGGCGCTTCGCCAACACCTCGATGGGGAATCGCGCTCTCGCATCCTCGCGGAGGTCGACAAGGACCTGGCCAAGCACCCGATCCACGAAATTGAGCGGCTGCTGTCGAGCCCTTAG
- a CDS encoding response regulator: MAEPTPRAAHVLVVDDDPRIRQMLIRYFEEEGYHVSAVADGRGMRDALQRNAIDIVLLDLILGSGEDGLMLAREIRSRSDVPIIMLTGRDDVVDRIVGLEMGADDYIAKPFHLREVLARLRTVLRRQHPSPLQTIDTEDGNLIRFNGWMLDPRERRLVTPEGEDVALTTGEFNILLVMAKHPGRVFSRDTLMNLTKGRNYEAFDRAIDAQISRLRKKIEVGKNSPVLIKSVRGVGYVFTGQSPARTV, encoded by the coding sequence ATGGCTGAGCCGACACCCCGAGCCGCTCATGTTCTGGTCGTGGACGACGATCCGCGCATCCGCCAGATGCTGATCCGCTACTTCGAGGAGGAAGGCTACCACGTCAGCGCAGTGGCGGACGGTCGGGGGATGCGTGACGCGCTACAGCGCAACGCGATCGACATCGTCTTGCTGGACCTGATCCTCGGAAGCGGAGAGGACGGATTGATGTTGGCTCGCGAGATCCGATCCAGATCAGACGTGCCCATCATCATGCTGACGGGTCGGGATGATGTCGTGGACAGGATCGTTGGGTTGGAAATGGGCGCGGACGATTACATCGCAAAGCCGTTCCACCTGCGCGAAGTCCTGGCGAGGCTACGCACCGTGCTGCGTCGGCAGCATCCGAGTCCGCTTCAAACAATCGACACCGAAGATGGGAACCTCATCCGGTTCAATGGCTGGATGTTGGATCCCCGGGAGCGTCGGCTGGTTACGCCGGAAGGAGAGGACGTCGCGCTGACGACCGGAGAATTCAACATTCTCCTGGTGATGGCCAAGCACCCCGGCCGCGTTTTTTCGCGTGATACGCTGATGAACTTGACGAAAGGCCGAAATTACGAAGCTTTCGACCGAGCGATCGATGCACAGATCTCTCGTTTGCGTAAGAAGATCGAAGTGGGCAAAAATTCGCCAGTCCTAATCAAATCCGTTCGCGGGGTGGGATACGTCTTCACGGGGCAATCGCCAGCGCGAACGGTCTAG
- a CDS encoding helix-turn-helix domain-containing protein: protein MLIMNATSNFPSGLPIVANDEPKPGLLGLFSQQPLEAFGRGQTICRDGNPAMHVFKIVAGMVRVSKILSDGSRVITGLFYPGEIFGLGPDEHYLGDAEAVGDVKLRRLNRSRFQQAVDSSEQLRPQFVNWLCQEMASAQARMVLLARKKAEERVCDLLLTLARRAGNEHGPATEIEIPISRVDMADYLGLTIETVSRTMTNLIKRGVIQSIARYRFTIRKPALLRSLADGGDEYDDLHDVPPGRQAMRAH from the coding sequence ATGCTCATCATGAATGCGACGTCCAACTTTCCTTCCGGATTGCCCATCGTCGCGAACGACGAACCAAAACCCGGCTTGCTGGGGCTGTTCAGTCAACAGCCCCTCGAAGCGTTCGGACGTGGCCAGACCATTTGCCGGGACGGCAATCCGGCCATGCATGTCTTCAAGATCGTGGCGGGGATGGTCCGCGTTTCCAAGATCCTCAGCGATGGCAGCCGCGTCATCACCGGTCTCTTCTATCCCGGCGAGATCTTCGGCCTTGGTCCGGATGAGCACTATCTCGGAGACGCCGAAGCCGTCGGGGACGTGAAGCTCCGGCGGTTGAACCGGAGTCGCTTTCAGCAGGCGGTCGACAGTTCCGAACAATTGCGCCCCCAATTCGTCAACTGGCTGTGCCAGGAGATGGCGAGTGCGCAGGCTAGAATGGTCCTGCTTGCCCGCAAGAAGGCCGAGGAGCGCGTCTGCGATCTCCTGCTCACGCTCGCACGGCGCGCCGGAAACGAGCACGGCCCGGCCACTGAAATCGAAATCCCGATCAGCCGCGTCGATATGGCCGACTATCTCGGCCTGACGATCGAAACAGTATCGAGAACGATGACGAACCTGATCAAGCGGGGCGTCATTCAGTCCATCGCGCGCTACCGATTCACGATACGCAAGCCGGCGCTCTTGAGAAGCCTTGCCGACGGCGGGGACGAATACGATGATCTGCACGACGTTCCTCCCGGCCGACAGGCCATGCGAGCGCATTGA